The following DNA comes from Cololabis saira isolate AMF1-May2022 chromosome 7, fColSai1.1, whole genome shotgun sequence.
ACGACACAGGAGCTGGTCTAGTGGTTCATGGGCGAGCTCTGTCGTTGTAGATGAGCAGGTTTGACAGGTATGGGTGGCTTGTTTACGGCCGGTGACCTGCCCTGTGGATGATCCGTGAGTGCCTTCCCAAGATGCACCACGGGTCCTCTGCAACACGGTGCCTCTGAAAACAGGAGGTCAAAATTAGGTGAGAAAAAtcttttgatttaatttaatttaatttaatttattttatttaatagggacaatgcaggtttacatttgatcacattcactcattacaaacaagccaatgtgactgatgttctgcatacagagattatagctattgctagtttccatctcctgtccctagttaggcttttagtaaaagaaaacgaaagaaaggagaaaaagaatacaaaaacacattcaattttcaacatgcaaagctatatcctatttacaattctcagcttgcaagagagcaccctattagcggttacaggtgattaaaaatgcgtacatttctgattttgcttcaaccagtctttgacatttttagtaaaaaccttaaaatcttgagttgtttttatctcagttgGCAGTGTGTTCCACATTTGAGAGCCCTTTATAGAGAACGCTGACTGCCCATTTCCAGATTTGGGGGAATGTGACTTGTGTTTGGTAAGTCTAACACTAAAAAAGGGACCAAAAATTATTTCCATACCCACTTTGTGTTACTTAATGTGATATATATTACAATTAAAGTTACATGTGGATAACAACATGGATAATtcatcctcttttcctcctccagctctctttCATCCTCACCCCTGTCCTGTGCGCTCACTCTCTCTGTGTCTGACAGCTGGGCTTTGAGCGAccggttgccgtggttaccgaGACGAGGCCTGTACCGAGGATCCCAGTCGCTAACGCTGTCCGAGCCGCCTGATTCACTGCCGCTGTCCTCGGCGGGGTCCTTCAGGTCGTCGTCTGCGCCGCTGGAGTCCCAGTCCTCCCCAGACAGCCGGCCGTCTGGCGAAGCCGAGTCTTCCTGTGTGTGTAATTGAGGCCCAGGCCGATGGTCAGACGCCAACACGCTGATCATTTCATTTCCTTAAACCCGGAGTCAAACACGGGACTCACGTTAACATGTGTGAGTGGCAGCTTGATGTCGTCCTTGAAGCCGAGCGGCTGGGTTTCTTTTCCTGGCAGCAGGTCCACCGTCTGGATGCCATTCATAGTCCCAGTATGAAGTCTGGAAGACATTTGAGTTTAGGCCCAAAGACAGCTATTCCAATGCTTGAATCAATTCCTGACTCTAGGTAAATTATTGACTGAAACTGACTGAAGCTATTTATCAGAGACAAATCAGAGATATGCAGttgttatttttcatttcattccaAGCCACGAATCAAAATGTTATTCCCGTCAATTAGGAAGTTTGTATAAGACAAGTAATATGAAGGATGGGCTTagttagatttttatttttgttttctagccTCATAAACTACACAGTACTCTCCAAACACCATGCTGCTTGAGTTCTTCTGGCACATTTACACTAGAGAAGTGTTTCTACCTGTTATTCATGAGGCTCTGCAGCACTTTGGAGGCCCTGAGTTCATCCACCTCTCCGATTATGCTGACGCTCACGTCCCCATCACGGCCAAGGAGCCAGCTCACATGTTTACTGGAGgctggaaacaaaaaaaaacaacaaaaaacaggaaaacaaaTGGTTAAAACTATGTTCTGACCCAACAGTGAAGTTCTGCTCGAGTCCTCTCCTGAACTGGTATTCTCAACACCGACCAGTAGGTGGAGCTGTCCTCTAAGTGGACAGAGGAAGCCAGTTTTGGGCCAGCAACAGATCTTATGAGTGTGTTTGCatctgcctgtgtgtgtgtgtgtgtgtgtgtgtgtgtgtgtgtgtgtgtgtgtgtgtgtgtgtgtgtgtgtgtgtgtgtgtgtgtgtgtgtgtgtgtcttactGCACCCAGCCTCCCACCATTAAAGGTGCTTGTGACTCACGTAGACCTTATCACCTTAACTGATTCACCTTCAAcaaaggagtgtgtgtgtgtgtgtgtgtgtgtgtgtgtgtgtgtgtgtgtgaagggtGGTGTTGTTTACAGAACTCTATCTCCAGCAGTCACACCGTCCCCTGGGCTGGGAGCTGAATAAGACGGAGTAAAGCTTGTGATCTGAGGCCCCGTCATGCTTTGAACCCCATATTGAGTTACTCCCCTTGTTTACGCAATCTCTGCCATGTCACCTGAGAGGTGAGCGAGCGTCTGCGCGTTGGCCTGCACATCACGAGTTCCAGTTAGCCGCCTTTCATCTTTTTGTTCACCGCGTAGTTTAGAGCTCGTCTCTGCATCAGAGACGGGCCTTTGAGTGCACGCACGCCTCTAAATGTCACGCACACGCACAAGTGAATCTTAAACTGTCAGAATATTTCTATTACGTGCTGCATCTCCGGTTCATTAGCGGGGCGATAGTAATGAAGACAGGCAGCTCTGCGGTGGAGTGGGCCTCTGTGCCGTGTTATCACGGTATCAATGAGTAACATGACTGGGAATATACTATAGAATATAAACGCCTGTGGCCTGGTTTACtcagaactagggctgggcgatatatcgagattttaatatatatcgatatattttcaaacacgatatggtacgagacaatatcgtttatatcgatacattttacttttttttttaaatgattttgatatagcttattttgtgacaaattgacttgaatgttttatttgagatttgcacaaatgttttgttatttgcacaactgtcaacctcagtggaaaagtctgcctgttactgtctacattgtattaattgcacagtgtattttaatttaattgttatgcaggaaagggatatttgttttatattattcaagaagcatttttattctatatatgcaggcagtttatttttatttcatttgttttatacattttgatattgtgcagacctctgttaataaatgaacctgtgtgacatttggcacaaggctttgtattaaaactgactgtttttttaagggtttgcctcagaaaaaaatgaagctagcagagatgctatgctataatgctttgggggaaaccccaattaaggcacagaaaaaatatcgagatatatatcgagtatcgtcatttagctagaaaatatcgagatatgacttttggtccatatcgcccagccctaacagaACCCTGCCAGAGCTGCTCGGTGGTGACATCAGACGCAGACGTTTGCCCGATATACCCTTCAGTGTGACGTGATAAATACATCTGATTCTCAGAATAGGAACAAAAGGACAAACGTCTGTGTCATTTGTTTCACTGGAAATCTCTCTGACGTTACCGGGCCTTTTGATGGACGCCGTACACTTAATCCCCGCCTGGGGCTGCGAGGCCTCGGCAGGTATTTCGTCTCGCCAGGTAGTGAAATGTGTCACGGAAAACACCTGAGTCACCTCTCATTGTGGAGTGGGGCTTATTTTGAGTTAACAGCTAAAAATAACCTGTTGCTCATTTGGCCAAGGGGGAATTACACGTTCCTATTTCCCCCCCCTGTTttccatgcacacacacgcacacacacacacacaccttatcATACTGGTAATCACAGTCTTACCACACAGCTTGTGTCTGTTAAGAACTTGACAAGAAACTGCAAGTACAGATGGAGTGATTTTACTTCTTGATAAGTAAGTTGGATATAATTTGCACAAGCAAACTGCAATATAAATACAGCCTAATTGAAATCAGCAACAACGGAGTGAAAAAATGGAAATACTTATTAAGTGGTTACATCTGAATAATCAAAAAGGCCCGCCGCTAACATCATTTCTGggatttctctctttttttctcattggCAATCCCTTCCTTTCAGCCTTTTTGCTGAGAAAGTGAAGCTGCATATTTCTGTGGTTTGGAGGGGGGGCCGCTTTACAAAGAACCGCTTCTGCACATAGACCGGATCTGTTTATTTAGGAGTACGCATTCATTTAGTGGTTTGCTCTGGTAATTCCTAAATGCTGTTGTCGACTGCTTCTCTTGTTTTAATTAAAGCTGTCAATTAGTGTGAGTCTGCCAAAGCCGTGAGCGACAGACCACGCCAAAGCACGACCCGAGCTGTCGGGGAGAACCCTCTTCTGTGGTGGAAATGAAACAATATTTTCCCTTCTGACGCGAGAAAAGCCGCTTAAATGTGCGGCTTGTTTACATGAAGTGAACTGGCAgtgaaaaattgaaatgtttgaTGTCAGCTTTGGGGAAAAAACATCCCCGGGTTGCAGAAGACCTCTTTGCTTTAGTGCCCgctttaaaaacatttattagAAAAGTGCTAAAGCAAATCATTCAAGATCTCTTTGATGAACTAATGTGAAGCAACACTGTTGAGTCTGTCACTGTGTCTTCATGTGATGTCTGGTGATTACTGGGAGATGAATCAGCCGCCTCTTCTATCAGTTACTATTACTGTCATAAAAAGGCCATATTTACAGATAAAATCCTGCAAGGAAGTATTGTTTCCCCAATCAATGTTCCCTCTTTTATGTTCCTCGTTATCATATTCATCAGAATAATGCATGTTCACTTCCCGGCATGTTTAaataccagaggtgtcaagtaacaaagtacaaatacttcgttactttacttaagtagaaattttggttatctatacttcactggagtaattatttttcagacgattttttacttttactccttacattttcacacaattatctgtactttttactctttacattttaaaaacagcctcgttactctatttcatttcgacctttaaaaaaaactatccagttaaattgctccatccggatagagtgaatttggttgtggttgtttcagatgttcttgtccagttttgttcttacatccgttccctcagattcctgcaactaaacttggatgtacattccaataaaggttaggataaatgataacatgcctctgaagtttgactttttgcaccattacaatacttataggcaactagtcatcatatctcctgctctctgaaacacatgttaatgctcaatagtacacatatatggttctttaatatatttgcattatactaagatgcattcattttcaatggcttttgtccttaatggcttttttcccccttatattactttgacttttatactttaaatagttttgaaaccagtacttttatacttttacttgagtaaaaaaacttgagttgatacttcaacttctacaggagtatttttaaactctagtatctatacttctacctgagtaatgaatgtgaatactgaagacacctcttaAATACCTGTTAAATACACATCTCAAAGGACATGAAGGTTGTTCTCTACCTTTCTTGGCTCTGGTTTTCCTGTTCTGCCCTTCCGTCTCCTCCCTGTCTTCCCGCTCTCTCCAGCGGCGTACCTGCTCCTCTCTCATCTTCAGGAACAGGATCCTCTTCTGCTCCTCACCCAGGGCCTCCAGCACCTCCGGGTCCACCCACATGTCCTCCAGGATTTTGGCCAGCATATTGCCTCAGATAGCGGATCCGCGGGTCGTGTTTCAGCAGCGGCGTTTGTGATTTTCCTCCTGCTCAGAGTCAggttcccttttttcctcccaaGGCCCTGGGATCAGGTGCCCCCTTCACTGCTGGAGCAGGTCACTGCCGTGTCCTTTGTGAAGCTTCTCTCTGTATCTCTGTATCCGGCTCTCTGGAGGTGGAGGTGCAGAGCGTCGGCTGGGGCAGAGAAGGCTGCTGCTGTGGTTTTTAGAGAGACAGAGTGATTAGACCCACCGTATTGTTTTGTCCCGCTCCATTCAGTAGTGTTCTGCAAAGGCTTAACACAATGGGCCCAGAGCAAATAATCCACAATGCCAAGTGTAATGCGTGCGCGCTGGTGGGCTGTGTGCACTGGGAATGCCGTCCGGCTTTAACGTTCGTAGGCAAACAAGGGCAGGTTCAGTATTTCAAAatacgcaaacacacacaccctcacaggGCGGGGTGCTATGACTGCAGGCTATCAGTTGGTGACAGACAGTTTTAATGGCTTAGTCACATTTTTGCAGACATATTTGTTCTTTGGCAGGTTATTTTTCACTTTAGTAACACTTGTGCTAGTTATAAGTGGACCAGGAAGTTCTCTAACTAAAGGTCCTAGAAACCAGCTTGCAGCTGCCGCTGTGTGTAAATAAAGGCATGCAGGTTTAAACGTGTGTCGCTGAGCGAGAGAGTAGAGTTTGCGTCTGCAGTGACCTTAAACGGATCTGCACTTGAGGTTATCTGACGTTACAGTGAAGCATTAAAGGAGATAAAAGTGTGTGTTTCAAACGCGGCCACGACCACACCATATCATTGACTCTCTAAATCTCACATTAGTCTCAGCTCGAAGGCTCTAACAGTCAGTGTCACCCAGCACAGCAGCTTATGTAAAACTGAGTTGAATTAAAATGTGCTTAAGTAAATTCATCAGCTCGGCTCTCATTGTTTTCTTGATAGTGAAAGCTATAAATCCATTTGGGAAGTTGCTATTGAGAGCGGAACAAATAAACCCAGCACTCATTCACAGATTTGTAAGCAAATACAGCGCTGCAGTCTGCTCAGACTTAAACCTGCATTACAGTCATGCTTAACTGCAGTCCAGTTAAGCATGAAATCTTTGCCCAGAACCCCGTGCACACACGCTAGGACAAATCACAATCTAGCGGTTCACACAGTAACAGACGTAAATATGTTATTTAACGTAAAAAATATCCAGCTGTGGCTCCGTGCCAACATGCAAATAGGGCTGGCATTTGCTTCTGCCTCGCACATGCAGAGCAAAGAAAGAGCAGGCAGGGAGAGGAGGGAAAGGTATGTGCATGGCATACTGAGAGAAAAGTTTCTAAAGTCTCTCAGTCTGAGCAAACAGTGGCCGTTTCACACCGGCGGAGAAGACTGTGAGAGATAAATTAGCTCGGACGGGTCACAGAATGGCAATCAAACAAAACAACGACAGgcggagaaagaaaggaggaagagcagagagaagagagagagagagagtggacTCACTCAGCGGCTGCCAGCCTGTAGCATCTCCCGGCTCTGCAGAGACTCTCGCTGTCTCACTGGGCTGCTGACGGAGAGGGAGTGTCAGGCGAAAGAGTGTGTCTTTGTGAGCGTGTGTTGTCTGTGTGGTATCAGATCAGTCGTCAGCACTGGTATGCAGGCTTCACTGTGCTGTCGCATTTGTACTGAATAGGAGTGGGATGATGACATCACtgcatttgtttattttctctcctccttccctctcctcctctttccttcttttcttatctCCAGTTTATACTATCAAGAGTTTTACAAAGAAATGAGACAACGGGGATAGGAGAAATTATAAACATGTGTTATAAACTTCTGTAAAATAACTCTGTAATGTAATATTTCCAGTTTACATTCTTGTTTTCATTTAATTATGTTCAAGAACCGGAGGAACTTCATTTCCCCCTGACAGGTCCTGGAACTTTCCAACCTGTGGGGAAATGGGTGATCGTCTTATTTCTGCAGTTACTATGTAATAGTGAAGTGGCTGGACAGTGCATAGCAGTGGTTGACCCCCTTCCCATCTCTTTCTTCCTTGAGGAAGCGCTGCCGGTTCTGCCAGAAACCATTAATCACAACACCACATGTGCAGGAAGGTATTCCGCAGGATTTTTCCGTCAACAGGTTGTTGACACAGATCTCATATCAGCAGTCATTGTTTTGCGTTAGCTCCACCCCGTGGTGCCAGATCTGATAAGTCCTGTTGGATGGCGTGAATATCATTCACACGCTTGGCGGCCTTGAATACCATACAAGTCCACGCCTACAAATGTGATGTTTACTGGCTCGTCAGTGCTGGGATACTGTCATTCATGCAGGAAGCCTTACGAACTGTTATTTTACATTGAATAAATGCTATTTGGGCTTACCTTTTAAGATATAATATTTGGTTGTTTATctttataatcatttttaacttcacaaataactttTTATTGCACAGCTTTTTTTTACTAATAAGGGATTGTTTTTGACCAGCAAAACATGATCAAGTTAGAAAATCAGCAAACTGAGTGACATTGCAGTTATCTGTTTGCAAACACTGCACAATATCAGCTGCAACTCAAAAGAGTAAAGAGTAAAGAGTAAATTACGTTGATTATATTGAATGGAGCAAGTTTGCCTTTTGTCTTAATTGATTCTTAAGCCTAAAACTGTGTACGACCTTGTTTCAAGGTCATACATGTAACTTCTTATGTAATTAAATAAGTGAAAGTAAATCACGACATGAATCCCTGTTAGAGCAGCAAATGacataatatttatttaaaagcagGTTTGTCCTACTGAGATCAAAGGTCTCTCTCACAAGAGAGACCCGtccaggaggagcagcagcataGTTATATTAAAATCAGACATTAAAACTACATGAAACACTTCCACGCAGACTGCAGTGATTTCACCAGAGCTTTAAACTCGTGCAACAAGGCCGTGAAGCTGCAGCTCAGACTGTCATTTATACCAAGTATTAGGCGCCACAAAGTGAACGGCTTTCTCGCCCTTTATAAATAACAATTTTATatcattttcaaaataagaaGTAATTATATGAAATAGTGTGAGTGTATTTATCTCTGCTGAACCCAACCTACAAATTAATTACAAAAGTGGAgcttaaaaagagaaaagatctGGACATTGAGACCTGAGACTGAAGCTAAGCTTTGACATTGCGTAAAATGAaaccctgcagctgcagctgtcgATAATGCTGAATTTCCACCAAAACCAGTGTTTGGGTGATACCAGTCACCCGTTTGTTTACCCCTCAGTTTGTCACTGGTATCAGGGCAGCAACCTGAAGTTCAGACCACAGACACATGACTCATGTCTGTTGACCTACAGTCAATCCCAGACATGTTCTAAGTTGTTTCCAATTCTTTAATTGACCAATCTGATCACTTTATTCAGCATGATTCATATCATAAAAGCAAATGTAGCTTTGAAGCTCACCTTCTGTCCATGAATGACCTGATTTATTCTAAAGTGGTCAAACTAAGACACATTGGTTGGTTTTAAATGTCCAATTTCCTTGAATATTTGTACACATAAAGCGACCTTCTTTCTAATCACCCTGTGAAAGTACCTTTGAATTCCCAGGAAGGAGGAACACTGGGATTATTTTATctgccagtaaggaagtaatGATTCCTCCTTCACCTGTGACACTGGTACCTGTCTGACGACTCGGACACACCTTGGGAAAGTCCCGGTTTTTATCCCCCCATTTCTCTGGTTCTGAATCCACGTGGACAGCAATGGAGATGTGCTCGCATTAACATGGTAATTATGCGTGAACAGCGCCCTCTGCCGGCGCGATGCAGAACAGCAAGGGCAATCAATAATGTGTGAAAGGTTCCCTAAAATCCTGAGTAAAACCTCGTGAGACAATGCTGGCATGCTAAAGAggtacatctgcaaaacatagCTGCTAATTTACCCTTAGTATGTATAAATCATTATTAAATCATTATTCTCTAAGCAGTATCTTCATATTTTTGTATACGAGCTTGGTTGTTTTCATTGTGTTTGAAGGTTTACGCCATACTTTGGCTTCCCACAatgcaaaaacatgcatgttaggtaTATTGGTGATCCTAAACCGTCCATTGAAGTGAGTCTACATGCTTGTTTGTCTTGCATGCCTCTTCGTGACAATTTGACCCTTCTGTGACCCAGAAGAGTATACTTTACACCACAGACTATGTTATTTATCTCACAGTTTGTCTAACTACtcctaattttttaaagtgGGTTGCAGTGTTAACATAAAATTGTTTCCATTTTTAAAACTATTTTGTGGGGCAACCTCCAAATATACAAAGCTTAAATCATTTCCCTGACCTCTGATTCAAAATGCATTGTGAAATAGGAAAAAGCTGTCATTAAGTCTCAACTGACACCAACTATGCATGTTAATGCTTTTGTTGGAGCACACAACGTATAACTAGTATCCGTAATTCATTATGACATGTCTCTCTTCCCTTCATGCTTCTGGGGTCTCGTTTAGGAATATTACCAGCCAGATTTTTTCTGCGGTAAAACTGCTCGTGTTCTCATGTTCTCGCTTAAACGGCCCCATGTTTAATGCATGGGCTGATATGCCCTGAGAATAGGATGAGCATTAGGATTCACAAGAGAGATTCATGTGGTTAAACAGAGAAGTATTATCTTAGTTACCAGTTTATTTAACTGCCTGTATGAGCTGTGCTGGAGGAAGATCCCTTGCGTGTAGAAAGATTGTTTACAACATTACTCCAAGCAGGCTGTAGTTATTACAGTAGGTACAAACAGTGAAATGTGTAACCACTGCAGAAATGAGTCTAAGTAGGGCCCTGGATGTGATAACCAAAGCATTTCACAGCAACTAAGCTGCACATGTTTTACACCGATGCCTGCAGATCCATTAAGTCATGTGCTTGGACACCTGCAAACATCAAATCTCCTTTTAGCTCTCTCTTGGTCTCCAAAGATTCTCAGAGGAAATATCTGGATCTTTacactgaaaattatttttagaCCAGCTACATAAAAAAACTGTTAGGACACATGCCATGTGAGGATGTTATACTATTTTAACAGTGCTGGCAGGGCAATCATTTGTGTTTCCTTCACTTACTAAAGGTTGGATTCAAATTCTTCCAAAGACATATGTCCGCACAGCTGGCTCCCATGAGAGGGAGTCCTCTAGAGCGCCAACGTGCTGCCAACCTAAACTTTTCTGATTCCATATTTTTCATCTGACTCCCATATTTTCGGCTTGGCACACAGTGGCAGAGTGTGGCACTGTTGCCATGGCGACCGGTCTGTCTGTTGACCGGGATGCCCGGCAGACTCGTAGTTGGTACGCTGCACGCCGTCTCTCTGACACACATGGCACATTCTGTCGCCATGTTGGCAAGGTCGTcagtgttttcctctttttgctGCAGTTTCACACATGCAGTGGCGCACGTGCGAACGCAAACACAGATTAGGTTTGTTCACGAATAAGCACGGATGTGTCTGTACATTTTGGCCGTCGTTTATCTGGAAGAATTTCTCCTGGCAATGTTGCCGTGCCCTCATTTGTCCCTGTCACTGGGAATGAAGTGTGTCATTGTAACCTGCTTTTTATGCCTGTGGATATAATGACCCAGATGAGAACCACACACGTAGACTGACACATTTTCATGcgctcacacgcacacacacacacacacacactgcatttgCTGACATGCTTTGTCCCCCTCCTCCTTGAGGGTAATGAATGCTGGTGGGGTTCTCAAGGGAGTCCTTGGACTCAAACACAAAAGCATGCAGCTCAATAATATTGTCCAGCGTGAAGGAAAGCATGAGCTTTCACTTTTTTTGGTCTAAATCTGTCAGATCAGGCAGAACTGGTGACAGATAAATGCTACTGTACAAGGACGTTGCATTAATGATGGTGCATCGTTGCTCATTTTTGCTACACTCACTGTTTCAAGTAGACAtttttgacatctttttttatttgtggaagGTTCAATTATTATTTCTGGGAATTCACTTAGGATCAGTGTCAAGTTCTGCACAAACCTGGACAGGACTATGTGGTTATAGAAAAGTAATCCATGCATTTAATGCGTGCATTGTTTTCACTTGCAATAGCTATAGTTGTGTTGACCTGCAGGTCATTTATTTTGCAGCCAGGAAAATTGCATGCACAAACCTCACTCTCTTTCCTGCTCAGAACTGGATCTTCATCACCTCCGGACAGAAATATACACGTAACCGCACCACTCATGACCTTCtcgttcattttattttaactgcTGTGAGGGTGGACGGAGAGCTTTCAGAGTTTCTTCACTGGAAAACTGAAGTAGCTTATGAAAATAGAGcctaaaaaaagcaaaacaactgAAAACAGGGAGTGGAAAACATGAAGAGGATCCTTCAAGTCCTCTGTGCTGCTGAGTGCAGGCCGAGTGAGTTGTGCTTTAACACGACCTGCAGACGCCCCATCTTAACTCAGTCTGGGGACATGTCAGGACACCTTGTGGTACTCCTCAGTAGATTATGAATGCTGGTAGTTACTGTGTGTTTCCTTCGGCTTTGCAGCAAAACGTTAAATCGTAACAAGatgatgatttgttttttctAGCAGTGGCTTTTTAATGTTGTGACTGATTAGCGCATGACGCCCATAATTTCAAGCTGTCACTCACATAGAAATCACATGTGATTTATTGCCAGTGTAGCCGTCTGGATGGAGCTCAGATCAGTGAGCAGAGAAAATATTCCAGTAGCCTAATTTCCTCTAAATATGCTTCTCATTATATAGTATTTAGATGAAAACAAGTCTTCTGGGGGTTCTCTGTAGTTTCTCCAAACACAGAATTAAACACATCTGATCAATTCTGCAAAACCCAAACATTTATgaggaaaaaaacattattgGGTGTTATCATGGGAGCCTTGGCGtgcagagggaaaaaacatCTTTTAAACAACTCAGTTTTTCCCTTTCAGTCAAGCCTCACAGTACATGTACATGCACAGCCACATGCAGACAAGCTTGTACACGGATTTACACATTTTCATGTAGTTCTATGATGAAAATCAAAGACCCACCATGTGTGAACATTTTCTCTGATCTGTGCATGTTATATGCGTGCAAGCTCTGGCCCCTGATTGTGCATTTGTGCTCCCATCTGCCTCAGAGCTCCCTGTTGCTGAGCCTGCCAGGACTGTCAGAGCCGCTCCTGTAAACTCTGCGGATCAATGCTCGTGTGGAGGATTCCTCCATTTAAGTCCACCTCAGTCAGCagcaccgtgtgtgtgtgtgtgtgtttcctcaCAGCAGTACCTGAACACATGCTCACGACTGTGTCTTTATCTTTTTAATGAGTTCTGTGCATGAGCATGTGCAGACTGCTCCATGGtgtctaggtgtgtgtgtgtgtttgtgggtgcAAACATCATGCACTGTTGTCTACATGcttcacacacaaaaaaacaggaGTTTTGTGCTACGAGCTAAAGACACACTCAGTCTGTCTGGCACCTCCCCCTCGCTCTGATTATGCTCGCAACGTTATTacttcagcagcagcatcagcacatTGATTTATCTCCCCCCAATGTCTGCTTTCATTTCATATGTGAACACGCATGTACACACACCCGTTGTGACTGCAAATATGGACACTAACATAAATAAGTGCATGCGTGAAAGAAcacgtatatatttatatatattctgCCAACACAGCCGTGCACATTAACACA
Coding sequences within:
- the zgc:92242 gene encoding SH2 domain-containing protein 4A → MLAKILEDMWVDPEVLEALGEEQKRILFLKMREEQVRRWREREDREETEGQNRKTRAKKASSKHVSWLLGRDGDVSVSIIGEVDELRASKVLQSLMNNRLHTGTMNGIQTVDLLPGKETQPLGFKDDIKLPLTHVNEDSASPDGRLSGEDWDSSGADDDLKDPAEDSGSESGGSDSVSDWDPRYRPRLGNHGNRSLKAQLSDTERVSAQDREAPCCRGPVVHLGKALTDHPQGRSPAVNKPPIPVKPAHLQRQSSPMNH